In the Terriglobales bacterium genome, one interval contains:
- a CDS encoding acetyl-CoA C-acetyltransferase, giving the protein MSDVFILSAVRTPIGKFGGALASLSAADMGVVAAKAALERAGVSPDQVEETIFGNARQAGGGPNPARQISIRTGVPDSVPAYTVNQACASGMKSIALGWQEIAHGNLAVVLAGGTESMSRLPYYLEGARWGLRMGDTELVDGMYRDGFFCPMSKMVMGETAELLADKYRITREEQDQFALCSQQRAERALNSGRFNDEIAPVTIASKKGTQVVTRDEHPFLGATLEKMAKLPPVFSKTGTITAANSSGITDGAAAVVLASGSFVKQHQQKPLARILAATTAGVDPRYMGIGPVPALRKLEQKFGISPASASLIELNEAFAAQVLACDREMHFDRGRLNVNGGAIALGHPIGCTGTRITVTLLHEMLKRRAKRGIATLCVSGGMGMALALESAE; this is encoded by the coding sequence GTGAGCGACGTTTTCATACTTTCCGCAGTGCGCACGCCGATCGGCAAGTTTGGTGGGGCGCTCGCGTCGTTGTCGGCCGCCGACATGGGAGTGGTCGCCGCCAAGGCCGCGCTGGAACGTGCCGGCGTCAGCCCGGACCAGGTGGAAGAAACAATTTTCGGTAACGCCCGCCAGGCTGGCGGAGGGCCCAATCCCGCTCGCCAGATTTCCATTCGAACCGGAGTGCCCGATTCTGTTCCGGCGTATACGGTGAACCAGGCATGCGCCTCGGGCATGAAGAGCATTGCGCTGGGTTGGCAGGAGATCGCACACGGCAACCTGGCTGTGGTTCTTGCCGGTGGAACCGAGTCCATGTCGCGTCTGCCTTACTATCTCGAGGGCGCGCGCTGGGGCCTGCGGATGGGCGACACCGAACTGGTAGACGGCATGTATCGCGACGGCTTCTTTTGCCCCATGTCCAAGATGGTGATGGGCGAGACCGCCGAGTTGCTGGCCGATAAATACCGGATTACGCGCGAGGAGCAGGACCAGTTCGCGCTCTGCTCGCAGCAGCGGGCGGAGCGAGCGCTCAACAGCGGCAGGTTTAACGACGAGATTGCGCCCGTGACCATCGCGAGCAAGAAAGGCACGCAGGTGGTCACGCGCGACGAGCACCCATTCCTTGGCGCAACCCTGGAAAAAATGGCTAAGCTGCCTCCGGTATTTTCAAAAACCGGCACTATCACCGCCGCCAACTCTTCTGGCATAACCGATGGCGCCGCCGCCGTGGTGCTGGCCTCTGGATCATTTGTGAAGCAGCACCAACAGAAGCCGCTGGCCCGTATTCTCGCCGCGACCACGGCCGGCGTGGATCCGCGCTACATGGGTATCGGACCGGTTCCGGCGCTGCGCAAGCTGGAGCAGAAATTCGGGATCTCGCCCGCCTCTGCCAGCCTCATCGAACTCAACGAAGCCTTCGCGGCGCAGGTGCTGGCGTGCGATCGCGAAATGCACTTTGATCGCGGCCGGCTCAACGTCAATGGCGGCGCGATCGCCCTCGGCCATCCCATCGGCTGTACCGGCACGCGCATCACGGTCACGCTGCTGCAC
- the rlmB gene encoding 23S rRNA (guanosine(2251)-2'-O)-methyltransferase RlmB — translation MAVIYGINAVAEALKSRGRAFEYVAVARERHDQRLQRIIAECRAHGIAVRSTPRQDLDRLAATQSHQGVVAITSEKEYVGADDLLAQRRGERAFIVVLDGVEDPHNLGAIIRTADAAGADGIVIPERRAAGVTGTVAKASAGATEHLPIARVTNISRTVEELKRNNVWTVGLDERGRQAYDEVDYTTDCALVLGAEGKGLHEHVRQHCDFVVNIPVLGQVSSLNVSVAAGVVMYEVARQRRKRLATEGTEAKGKPE, via the coding sequence ATGGCTGTGATTTACGGCATCAACGCGGTAGCGGAGGCGCTGAAGTCGCGCGGACGCGCGTTCGAGTACGTGGCGGTGGCGCGCGAGCGGCATGATCAACGCCTGCAGCGCATCATCGCGGAGTGCCGCGCGCACGGCATAGCTGTCCGCTCCACGCCACGCCAGGATCTGGATCGCCTGGCGGCCACGCAGTCGCACCAGGGCGTGGTGGCGATCACCTCGGAGAAAGAATACGTCGGCGCAGACGACTTGCTGGCGCAGCGCCGAGGCGAGCGCGCTTTCATCGTCGTCCTGGACGGGGTGGAAGACCCGCACAATCTCGGAGCGATCATCCGCACCGCCGATGCCGCCGGCGCCGATGGCATCGTGATCCCCGAACGCCGCGCCGCCGGCGTGACCGGCACGGTGGCGAAGGCCTCGGCGGGCGCGACCGAACATCTGCCCATCGCCCGGGTCACCAACATCAGCCGCACGGTGGAGGAATTGAAGCGAAACAACGTGTGGACGGTCGGACTCGACGAGCGCGGAAGGCAGGCTTACGACGAGGTGGACTACACCACGGATTGCGCGCTGGTGCTGGGCGCGGAAGGAAAAGGCCTGCACGAACACGTCCGCCAACACTGCGACTTCGTCGTCAACATTCCCGTGCTCGGCCAGGTGTCGTCGCTCAACGTATCCGTGGCGGCGGGAGTGGTGATGTACGAAGTGGCGCGCCAGCGACGAAAAAGATTAGCCACAGAGGGCACAGAGGCAAAAGGCAAACCAGAATGA